GAAAATATTAAAACTACCCATAGAAAACTAACTAAAATACTTTTTTCTAATAATTTTTTGGGGATATAAAAAAAGAAGAAATATATATTAATTGGATAGGAAATTAGTTTTAATGCAGCATCAAATTTTAAATTGGGCTCAAGGTTGATCCAAAAACTTGAAATTAAGAATAATAAAATTAAAATTGAAAAAAGGAAAAAATCCGAATTGAAATTTGGCAATTTCAATTTTATGAGCTGCTCGAAGTTTAAAGAACTAATTGCAAAACACACGAAAATTAAAATTTGTATTTCAAAGATGTGAGTGAATAATATACCTCCAATAAATTCAGGTAAATTTAAAATGATCATTAAATTTACAGAAAAAAAAAGAAAAACAAATAAATCGGAGATAACTAAATTTTTCTTCAATTTTATGGAAATTAAGAAATTTTCAGTTTATACAGATTCCACTTTCTTTTAACAATAAAAAATATTAGTGAAAAGAAAAAAGCAATAAATGAAATTAGTAAAATTGTAACAATTCTTTTAGGTTTTACCTTTTTTTCCGGTAAATTAGGATAATCTAGAATTAATACTGAAGGAGTATTTTTTTTCTCTTCAATTTTTGATTGTTCAAAAATTGGCAAAAGAAAACTCATAATTTTATTTTGTATTTCTACATTTCTCTGCAATCTTAAAAAGTTCATTACAACGTCAGGTTTTCCTTTTAATGTCAAACTTGAATTTACATCATTCGAATTGTTAATATCTGAAAGCTGTTTTCTCAGCGCATTTAATTTTTCTTCTTCTGATTTAATTTCCGGTTGATCCGGTGTTAATATTCGCCTGAGTAAATCTAACTTAACTTCTTCCGATTTAATTTCAACTTCTAATTGTATTTCAGATTGAACGGCAGCTTTTACTAATAAATCTGGGGAAAGACCAAATTTATCCTGATAAATTTTTAAACTGTCTTCTGAATTTTTCAAATCCATTTTAGCAAGTTCAAAACGTGATTGAATAAATTCTCTGTTGTTTTTAGCATTTAAGACATTTAAATCCGAATTTATTTTGTTCAGTTGATTAATCATAAATTCGGCTATTTCTTTAGCTCTCTGCGGGTTTTTATCAAAAATGCCAATTTCCATAGTACCGGCCAGCTTATCTTTTTTTATGTCAAGAACATTAGTTTTAAAGTTCTTTACAGCATCTTCTAAGTACTTATATTCCCATTCATCATTTAACTTAAACTTTATAATTGCTTCTTCTATATTCTTCCTGCTAATTAAAATATTTTCATATAAAGCTAATTCTTTTGAACCTGAACTAACGCCGGCCAAATCCCCTAAATCACCAATATCAGGAATCCCTCCGCTACTTAGCAAACTACCTATACCCGAAGCTTTTGTCGCTGTTTTAATTGTCCCGCTCGAGAAAAAAATTGGATCCATTACAAAAAAAACCACTATCGTTGTTAATAGTGCGGCAATTCCCGTTATAATTAAGAGTTTATTCCTATATTCTAGAATTAGCTTATAATAATCAAATAAAGAAAAACTATTTTCTTGAGATTCCAATAATTTAAATTTAGTTAAGTTTATTTAGTACTGTTTTGTATTAAAATGAAAGATGTAATTACTGTACCAACAATTCCAACTATCGTTCCGATTAATGCCATTGTATCTTTAAATGACTCCCTTTGTTTTTTAGGTACATAAACAAAATCTCCGGATTCTACTTTTGTCTGCTCAGGTTTGTACCAGCCGCGGGAATTGAACTTAATAATTCGTGTTTCGCTTTCATCTGCTCCATTACCAAATCCGCCTGCCTGCTGTATGTAATAATCATAATCTTTGCCTTCTACAAATTTTACATATCCTTCATTGTTTACAGTTCCGTAAACATAAACTACATTTTTATTATCGTTAATATATACAATATCATCATCTTCAAGCACAACATTTTGGCTTAAATCATTTTCATTTAACAATTTATTAAAATCTACTATTACACGTCCTCTTCTTGACTTAATATCAATATCAAAATTTTGTTTATCTCTATCAGTAACAATTAAATCATTCGCCCTTTGATTGATATATATTTCATTGGAATCTTTTGCTGAATATTCTTTATCATATTTACGGAATACAATGCATAATGGCAAATAAGCATTTTCTGTAACACCACCAGCCATCTCTATTAAATCTTTTACCGTCGTTGTTTTAAAAGCAATCGGATAGTAACCGGGACGTGGAACTTCCCCTAAAATTAAAGCTGTTACTTTCTTTCTGTAATCTGTACTGTATTTAACAAAAACTCTGTCAAAGTTTTCAAGCATATAATCTTTATCTTTTGCATATGATAATTTAATAACATCAAAACCTTTATTATTCAAATATGGCCTATAAATAATTATACTGTCCTGCTCGGCATAAGAGTCAAATCCTCGGGCAAGACCTATGGCTGTCTCTAAATTATCTCCTGAAGAATATTCGTAGCTACCTGCTAACTGAACAGCTCCGTTTATTGTAATATAATTTTTATCCAGTTGATTCATGGGGATTTTCAACAAATCTCCCTCTAGGAATTGAGGATTAAATTTACTATCTCCTGTAATAAAATACTTGTATAAATCTACTTTTAAAACAGAGCCGTCCTTTCTTGTCAAAGAAATATTTCTCATGGATGTCTGAGTCTGGAAATAATCTACCTGATTTATTCTTTTATTATAAACACTCGTTACGTTTGTGGTATCATAAAATACCCTGCTTACCAGATCACTAACACGCATTACCGGGCTTACTTCGTAAATACCTTGGGAAAGCCCATTAACTTTAACAAGAAAAGTTCTGGGTTGAGTGAGAGTAAAGCTAACATCACTGGAATAATATCTCTTTTTTACAGCTTTTACAACTTTTTCTTTTGCTTCTTTTAAACTCATATTCGCTACCTGAATTTCACCTACCGTGGGGATAATTACTGAGCCTTCTAATGAAACATATAATGGAATCTGTTGATTTACAAAGCCGTACAATCCCAAACTAAATAAATCATTGGGACCTACTATGTATTCATTTGGTTTTATAATACCTTCTACAGGTGTTGTTTTAGAATGCACATTTGCATCTGAAATAGATCCAAATAACTGAGGTGCATCTGCATTTATTTTAGTAGGTGAAGTTGTTGTAGGAGTTGTAGTCTTACCTTGTAACTTATCGAGTGGATTTTCTTTTTGAGAATAGCTGTAGGAATAGCACAATAATAGTGCAAGAACGATTGCAATCTTTAATTTCAAAGTCTGATAATATTTAATTCAAAAAATATAACCGATAATTTCGGTGCTGAAAAAATGTATAAATTTTATATAAAAATTCTCCGGTTCGTTTTTTAAATTAAAGATTAAATTCTTTGATTGCCCTTGTTAGAATTTCTGAGGTTTCATCTTTACCGGTAGTTTCACAATAGAATCTCAATAATGGCTCTGTTCCTGAAGCGCGAACTATCAGCCAGCCGTCTTCAAACATAAACTTGGTACCATCTAATCCGTCAATTGAAATAATTTTCTTACCTGCAATACTATCGCCGACTTTCATTTCCTTGCATTTTGCAAGTGTTGCCTGTTTCTTCTCTTCTGTAGTGCTTACATCGTTTCTTCTATAATAGTAAGAACCAAATTCGTCTTCAAGTTCTTTTTTTAGTTGTGAAATGCTTTTACCGTAAGCAGCCAGCATTTCAAGATATAACATTCCGTTATAAACTCCGTCTCTTTCAGGTAAATGACCTTTTATCCCGATACCGCCGCTTTCCTCCGCGCCAATCATAACATCTTCATTAATCATCAACTGCGATATGTGTTTAAAACCAATCTGCACTGTTTTTAATTCAATACCGTTTTTATCGCAGAATTTTTTTATTAAATCACTGGTTGAAAATCCTCTTACAACTATGCCTCTCATACCTTTTTTCTCATAAAGATATTTCAGAAGAAGAGCGAAAGTTTTCTGAGCATCTAAAAATTTTCCGGTCTCATCTATAATTGCAATTCTGTCAGCATCACCGTCTGTAACTATTCCAATATCAAATTTATCCTGTTTAACTCTTTCACATACTTCTCCAAGATTTTTTTCAACAGGCTCGGGAGCGCTTTTACCAAACCCCGGATTTATTTCACTGTGAATTTCTGTAACGTTAATTAATCTGCTGATTGTTTTTTGTCCTGCGCCGTACATGCAATCATAAATTACATTAAGCTTTGCTGCATCTATAGCTTTTATATCAATCTTTTCTTTTAAATAATTTATATAGTATGCGTCACCGTCAAAGTATTCTACAATGCCTTCAGATAAAAGAGTATCAAGATTTTTTTTAATTTCAACTTCACCAATGTTTTTTAGTTCCGCTTCAATTTTTACAATTTCATCGGGACTCATTGAGCCGCCAAATTCATCTTTCAGCTTAAATCCGTTATACTTGGAAGGATTATGGGAAGCTGTTATCATAATTCCGAATGCCAGATTCAAATCTCTTGATAATAATGACACAGTAGGCGTAGTAACAAACTTATTTACAAGCTTTGTCTTTATCCCTTCATTACCGAATACTTCTGCAACAGCTGCTGCAAATGCATCAGACTGAAATCTTGTATCATA
The genomic region above belongs to Bacteroidota bacterium and contains:
- a CDS encoding phosphoglucomutase/phosphomannomutase family protein gives rise to the protein MSEPVKFGTDGWRAVIGDTYTFANVRRAALATARVFKNHPKIKSGIIIGYDTRFQSDAFAAAVAEVFGNEGIKTKLVNKFVTTPTVSLLSRDLNLAFGIMITASHNPSKYNGFKLKDEFGGSMSPDEIVKIEAELKNIGEVEIKKNLDTLLSEGIVEYFDGDAYYINYLKEKIDIKAIDAAKLNVIYDCMYGAGQKTISRLINVTEIHSEINPGFGKSAPEPVEKNLGEVCERVKQDKFDIGIVTDGDADRIAIIDETGKFLDAQKTFALLLKYLYEKKGMRGIVVRGFSTSDLIKKFCDKNGIELKTVQIGFKHISQLMINEDVMIGAEESGGIGIKGHLPERDGVYNGMLYLEMLAAYGKSISQLKKELEDEFGSYYYRRNDVSTTEEKKQATLAKCKEMKVGDSIAGKKIISIDGLDGTKFMFEDGWLIVRASGTEPLLRFYCETTGKDETSEILTRAIKEFNL
- a CDS encoding SLBB domain-containing protein; the protein is MKLKIAIVLALLLCYSYSYSQKENPLDKLQGKTTTPTTTSPTKINADAPQLFGSISDANVHSKTTPVEGIIKPNEYIVGPNDLFSLGLYGFVNQQIPLYVSLEGSVIIPTVGEIQVANMSLKEAKEKVVKAVKKRYYSSDVSFTLTQPRTFLVKVNGLSQGIYEVSPVMRVSDLVSRVFYDTTNVTSVYNKRINQVDYFQTQTSMRNISLTRKDGSVLKVDLYKYFITGDSKFNPQFLEGDLLKIPMNQLDKNYITINGAVQLAGSYEYSSGDNLETAIGLARGFDSYAEQDSIIIYRPYLNNKGFDVIKLSYAKDKDYMLENFDRVFVKYSTDYRKKVTALILGEVPRPGYYPIAFKTTTVKDLIEMAGGVTENAYLPLCIVFRKYDKEYSAKDSNEIYINQRANDLIVTDRDKQNFDIDIKSRRGRVIVDFNKLLNENDLSQNVVLEDDDIVYINDNKNVVYVYGTVNNEGYVKFVEGKDYDYYIQQAGGFGNGADESETRIIKFNSRGWYKPEQTKVESGDFVYVPKKQRESFKDTMALIGTIVGIVGTVITSFILIQNSTK